Proteins encoded together in one Salarchaeum sp. JOR-1 window:
- a CDS encoding 5,10-methylenetetrahydromethanopterin reductase: protein MKGVELTPEVPVREVASLAARAEDAGFDAVFASSHYNNRDPFQALALAADATESVRVGPGVANPYETHPVTLASKAATLDELSGGRAVFGVGAGDASTLRNLGVERDRPLRRVLEAFKVAQQLWRGARVEHDGTFVARDAGLNYEPGRIPVYVGAQGPHMLRMAAKHADGALVNASHPDDFAWARDRLDEGLDERPAERGEFESVAFASVSVAVDGEEARAAARPPVAFIAAGAAPPVLDRHGVSRDRAARVGEHIEAGEFDAAFDAVSETMLDAFCVAGTPDEVGTRLNEIREYVDGVVAGSPLGPSREAAIELLADA from the coding sequence ATGAAGGGCGTTGAGCTCACGCCAGAGGTTCCGGTGCGTGAGGTCGCGTCGTTGGCGGCGCGGGCGGAGGACGCGGGGTTCGACGCGGTGTTCGCGTCCTCGCACTACAACAACCGCGACCCGTTTCAGGCGCTCGCGCTCGCGGCGGACGCGACGGAGTCGGTTCGCGTGGGTCCGGGTGTCGCGAACCCGTACGAGACGCATCCGGTGACGCTGGCGTCGAAGGCGGCGACGCTGGACGAGCTGAGCGGCGGGCGCGCGGTGTTCGGGGTCGGCGCGGGCGACGCCTCGACGCTGCGGAACCTCGGCGTGGAGCGCGACCGGCCGCTCCGACGGGTGCTGGAGGCGTTCAAGGTCGCCCAGCAGCTGTGGCGGGGAGCGCGCGTCGAGCACGACGGGACGTTCGTCGCGCGGGACGCGGGCCTGAACTACGAGCCGGGCCGGATTCCGGTGTACGTGGGCGCGCAGGGGCCGCACATGCTTCGGATGGCGGCGAAGCACGCGGACGGCGCGCTGGTGAACGCGAGCCATCCCGACGACTTCGCGTGGGCGCGCGACCGGCTCGACGAGGGCCTCGACGAGCGGCCGGCCGAGCGGGGAGAGTTCGAGTCCGTGGCGTTCGCGTCGGTGAGCGTCGCGGTAGACGGCGAGGAGGCGCGGGCGGCGGCGCGGCCGCCGGTCGCGTTCATCGCCGCCGGCGCGGCCCCGCCCGTGCTCGACCGGCACGGCGTGAGCCGCGACCGGGCGGCGCGCGTCGGCGAGCACATCGAGGCGGGCGAGTTCGACGCGGCGTTCGACGCGGTGTCCGAGACGATGCTGGACGCGTTCTGCGTCGCCGGCACGCCCGACGAGGTCGGCACGCGCCTGAACGAGATCCGGGAGTACGTGGACGGCGTGGTCGCGGGGTCGCCGCTCGGCCCGAGCCGGGAGGCGGCCATCGAGTTGCTCGCGGACGCGTAG
- a CDS encoding MoxR family ATPase — protein sequence MTDSLEPPHATPDAAPLSAADARDLARSLVENVETVIVGNRSAIEHIVTAVLAGGHLLLEDVPGVGKTMLARAVARSVDGDFSRVQFTPDLLPADVTGSHVFNEKTREFDFQPGPIFGNVVLGDEINRAPPKTQAALLEAMEEDQVTVDGTTHPLPDPFTVIATQNAVERDRTYELPVAEVDRFTKKLHLGYPSPDEEVAVIERAVGDHPIDSVDAVASVADLRRARATAAAVTVAEPVRRYVTRLAGYTREHASLGVSPRGSIALVRAAQGRATLDGREYVTPDDVKAEAPLVLAHRIRADQGGAVGGESGERIVEHALSRVDPEA from the coding sequence ATGACTGACTCGCTCGAACCGCCGCACGCGACGCCCGACGCAGCGCCCCTGTCCGCCGCGGACGCGAGAGACCTCGCGCGCTCGCTTGTCGAAAACGTCGAAACCGTCATCGTCGGCAACCGGAGCGCCATCGAACACATCGTCACCGCCGTCCTCGCGGGCGGCCACCTCCTCCTCGAAGACGTCCCCGGAGTCGGGAAGACGATGCTCGCGCGCGCCGTCGCGCGCTCGGTGGACGGCGACTTCTCCCGCGTGCAGTTCACGCCCGACCTCCTGCCCGCGGACGTGACCGGGTCGCACGTGTTCAACGAGAAGACCCGCGAGTTCGACTTCCAGCCGGGCCCCATCTTCGGGAACGTCGTGCTTGGCGACGAGATCAACCGCGCGCCGCCGAAGACGCAGGCCGCCCTCCTCGAAGCGATGGAGGAAGACCAGGTGACGGTGGACGGAACGACGCACCCGCTCCCGGATCCGTTCACGGTCATCGCGACGCAGAACGCGGTCGAGCGCGACCGCACGTACGAACTCCCGGTGGCGGAGGTCGACCGGTTCACGAAGAAGCTCCACCTCGGCTACCCGAGCCCGGACGAGGAGGTGGCGGTAATCGAGCGCGCGGTCGGCGACCACCCCATCGATTCCGTGGACGCGGTGGCGTCCGTGGCTGACTTGCGGCGTGCGCGCGCGACCGCGGCGGCCGTGACGGTGGCGGAGCCGGTGCGGCGGTACGTGACGCGGCTCGCGGGGTACACGCGCGAGCACGCGAGCCTCGGCGTCAGCCCACGCGGATCTATCGCGCTCGTGCGGGCGGCGCAGGGCCGCGCGACGCTCGACGGCCGGGAGTACGTGACGCCGGACGACGTGAAGGCGGAAGCGCCGTTGGTGCTCGCACACCGAATCCGCGCCGACCAGGGCGGCGCGGTCGGCGGCGAGTCCGGGGAGCGAATCGTCGAACACGCGCTGTCGCGCGTCGACCCGGAGGCATGA
- a CDS encoding DUF58 domain-containing protein — protein MSARPTRRGWAVAAVALAGVALGWLFGGRSLNVVVMPAAAAFVLTGLHVARYDRPTVTRTAPEHAHQGETRTVAVSVDARHEYPVTVRESLAEGLVGDGVLETVADGRESSFEVELGSRGEHVVGPTELVATDPFGLWTRIFRYARVDRVTVFPRVHDLTDTAGLLTGYIGVTDERGQFEGLREYQRGDPLRDVNWRASAKRPGDLVVTTFAGEGATNRVVVAADANGGRADAVAEAAASVVANLLDAGISVGVVTPDGSVSPATGDAHRRAVFTQLARLDDAHLGRERVADADIAVRSTAERVEISAGDRTRRYRDVVGARRADA, from the coding sequence ATGAGCGCTCGGCCGACACGCCGCGGGTGGGCGGTCGCCGCGGTCGCGCTCGCGGGGGTCGCGCTCGGCTGGCTGTTCGGCGGGCGGAGCCTCAACGTCGTCGTGATGCCCGCCGCCGCGGCGTTCGTCCTGACGGGACTGCACGTCGCGCGCTACGACCGCCCGACGGTGACGCGAACCGCGCCCGAGCACGCCCACCAGGGCGAGACGCGGACGGTGGCCGTCTCGGTGGACGCACGCCACGAGTACCCCGTGACGGTTCGGGAGTCGCTCGCAGAGGGTTTGGTGGGCGACGGGGTGCTGGAGACGGTCGCGGACGGCCGCGAGAGTTCGTTCGAGGTCGAACTGGGGTCGCGCGGCGAACACGTCGTCGGGCCGACCGAGCTGGTTGCGACGGATCCGTTCGGCCTCTGGACGCGGATCTTCCGGTACGCGCGGGTCGACCGCGTGACGGTGTTCCCGCGCGTCCACGACCTCACGGACACCGCCGGCCTCCTCACGGGCTACATCGGCGTGACGGACGAGCGCGGGCAGTTCGAGGGGCTCAGGGAGTACCAGCGCGGCGACCCGCTGCGGGACGTGAACTGGCGGGCGAGCGCGAAGCGACCGGGCGACCTCGTGGTGACGACGTTCGCGGGCGAGGGCGCGACGAACCGCGTCGTCGTCGCGGCGGACGCGAACGGCGGCCGCGCGGACGCGGTGGCGGAAGCCGCGGCGAGCGTCGTCGCGAACCTCCTCGACGCCGGCATCTCGGTCGGCGTCGTCACGCCCGACGGGTCGGTGTCGCCCGCGACGGGGGACGCACACCGCCGAGCCGTCTTCACGCAGCTCGCCCGTCTCGACGACGCCCACCTCGGCCGGGAGCGCGTCGCGGACGCGGACATCGCGGTTCGGTCGACCGCGGAGCGCGTGGAGATCAGCGCCGGTGACCGGACGCGTCGGTACCGGGACGTGGTGGGCGCGCGGAGGGCGGACGCGTGA